In Armatimonadota bacterium, the DNA window GGACTTCGAGTTGATCTGGATGATGTTTCCGCTCTTCTGCGCGACCATCACCTTCGCCGCCTCGCGTGCGCAGATGAAGTAGCCGACGAGGTTTACATCTATCACCTTCCGCCAGTCGGCTGTCGAGAACTCGGTGACCTCCTCCGCCTTGAGGATTCCGGCGTTCGAGACCATGATGTCGAGCTTGCCGAACTCCCGGACGGCAAGTCGAACCATCTCGACGACCTGCTCGTCGTTCGTGACGTCCACCTTGAAGCCGACGGCCTTACGACCGGTGGTCTTGACGATGTCCTCCGCGACCTTCTGCGCGTTCTCGAAGACGATGTCGCCCAGGAGGACATCGCATCCCTCGGCCGCGAGTCGCCGGGCAATCGCCTCGCCAAGCCCCTGCCCGGCGCCCGTCACGATGGCGGCCTGCCCCGCCAATGCCTTGCACTCAATCACGCTCTTACTCCTCGTCATAGGCCCCATATGTCCCATCCGTCCCATCCGTCTAATAGGACGAATGGGCCTAGCCGGCCATCACCCTCAGCAGCTCCGCCTCCGCCTCGCGGTTCCAGAACATGCCGTCGGTGAGTTTCGCGTAGACCGTCGGCAGCTTGTCCTTCAGATCGGGCACCGCCGTCAGCGGGAGGTCCTTGATCTGCGGATAGATCACGACCTTGCCGGGATACGTCCCTTCCTTCGCCGCCTTCATGCCCTCCCACGACGCCTCGATCCCGCCGATCGCCGCCACCGACGTGTTTGTCGAGATCTTGCCCGACTCGGCCGCGTGGAGCGTGTCGAGCATGTCGCTTACCTTCGAGCCGCTGCTGCCCACGAACCGGACGTTGCTCATGAAGACGCCGCTCAGGTCCATGCTCACGATCGTGCCGATCGGCACTCCCGCGAAGATGTTCATCAGGCCCTCGTCGGCGAGGTATCCCACCGCCTGCTCGATCAATGCAGGCACGGGCGCGAGCATCACGATGTCGTCGAAGCAGTTGCCGTCCGTGAACGCCTCGATCAGCTTGTCGAAATCGTCCGCGCTCATCTCGTTCGGGTTCACGATAAGGAGCTCGATGCCGCGCCTCCGGGCTATCGGCTCGAACCGCTCGCGCAGGCTGTTCAGGCGCGCGGTGTCAATATCGGTGGCGAGCACCTTCTTCGGGCCGTCCTCCATTTCGAGCGCGCGCGGGAGGTGCATCTGCCCCATCGGTCCGCCCGTGCCTACGAACCACGCCGTCCCGCCGGCTCTCAACTCGCTCGGCATGCGGACCGGCTCGTAAGCGGATCCGATGTGCCTGCTCATCGTGCCGATGTAGGAGTGGTTCCAGTAGTGGACCTTGCCGACGTCTATGTTGATCGGGCGGGTGAGCGGCTCCTCTGAGACGATGTTCATGATCCCCTGCTTGCCGAGGAGCGTCGCCGCCTTCTCGATCACATCCGGGTTCGCGCCGAGCACGATTATGTCGTCGAAGCCGCCGTGCTTCTGCTCGAACGCCTCGAAGTCAATGGACTCGAAGGCGTCGGTCTCCCTCAGCTTGAAACGGCCGGCCTCCGACCAGAACTTGAGCTGGTCCATCATCGGCCAGTCGAGTTCCGTCGCGACCACCAGCTCGGGCTCCACCTCGAAGTCGAGCGCGTAGTCGCCGTCGTCCATCGCCGCGCCGATGATCCAGAGCTTCCCGCCGGGCTTGATTGACTTCCGGCGGGTTATCTTGTAGCTCGCCACGACGCAAGCCCAGGGCTCGGCGAGAGCGGCCTCGGCGTATCCGGTCGAGTCGGCCATAGGTAGCAGGTAGCATCCCTCGTCGCCGTCGAGCATCTCCTTGCCGATCACCTGGTACTGGGTCTGCGCGCCGGGGAGGACGTACCCGAAGGCCATGCTCACGCCGTTCACGAAGACGTCGGCCTGGACGGTGAACCGCTGGCCGATCTTGAACCGGTCCGCCACCTTCTCGCCGACGCCCACGACGGTGACCGCCGCCTCGTGGCCGAGCGTAACGGGGTCATTCACCATATCGCGCCCGGTGATCCGGGGGTGCAGGTTGCCCTGGTTGATCACCTTGATGTCGCTGAAGCAGATGCTCACGGCATCCACCCGGACCAGAAGCTCCTCCGGCCCGTACTCCGGCATCGGGTGCTCAACCGGCTTCCCGTCCTTGCCGAAGTTCTCCAGCCCCGCGCCGTAGAGATACCAGGTCAGTATCTTATCAGGAAGTGTATCGCTCATACTCGTGCTCCTACTCGTGATCGTACTCGGCGGCCGGTCCGACGGTCATGAATGTGCTCCACTCGCAGCACCGTCCAGTCCTGAGTGCGCGCTCTGGCGCGTGTATCGAAGGACGGCCTCCTGCAGCAAGAGCGCCCTTCGATACATGCCGTCATTCACCGGCATGCTCAGGGCTGTCGGTTACAGTTCCCCGCGCTAAAGGTTCTCTATCAGCTTCTTCCGCTGGATCTCGTCCGGGCGCGTGCGGATGCGCTCCACCGTCTGCTCGCTCATGTAGTTCGGCCCGCCGAACGCAAGCGTCCCCGCCAGCACCTTCGCCGTCTTGTCCCACATCGCCGTGATGCTCTGGACTTCCTTCGCGGTCGCCCCGAGCGCGATCAGGCCGTGGTTCTGCATCAGGATTGCCTTCGGGCGTTCCCCATGCTCGCGGATGTAGTCCGTCACGACCGACTTGATCTTCCGCGCCAGCGTCACGCCCGGATCGGTGAACTCCACGTGCGCCGGGGCCGCCCCGCAGCACACGACCTCGTCCGGGAACAGCCGCCCCTGCGTCATGTCGCGCCACCCCTTCGAGCAGAGGATGCCGTTCACCGAGATCGGGTGCGTGTGCCCCACGAAGCTCACGCCGGGGATGCTCAGCAGGTAGCCGTGGAAGACGGTCTCGATCGAAGGGAGCAGCTTGCCGTCCGGGTCGACCATCGCCGCCCGGAGGTTCGCCTTGATCTCGTCGTCGGTCAGCTCCGGGCCGTCGAGCATCCGCAGGACCTTCGGCGCGCTGACCTCGACCAGCCCCTCCTCCTCGATCGTGCCGAGTTGGGTGCCGCTCGCCTTCACGTAGAACGTGTCGTCGTCTATCTTGGCCGAGGTGTTCCCCTCGCCCAGTATCACCAGCCCCCTGCGCTCCTTGCCGAGCCAGTGGGACATCTCGATAAGCTGTTTCAGTGCTTCTTTCTTCGAACCCATATCAGGTGCAGACCCCCCTCGCGTTTACAAGACGGGGTATTATATCACGGAAACGCCCCTGCGACCAGAAGGCGACGTGACTTCCTGCTCGTAGTCGTACTCGAAGGGCTTCGCCGCCCGGAAGTCGAACGTACACAGTGAAGAAGGGCGGTCAACATGAAGGCATCACTGACGGCAATCCTCCTTGCGCTGGTCCTCTCCGCATCCGCGGCGGGAGCGCGGAACGGACGTGATACGATGATCATCATCCCGGACGAGCCGAGCCCGGTTGTCACATACGCAGCGAAGGAACTCCAGTACTTTATCGCCAAGTCAACCGGAACCAGGCCGGCGATCGTGGCAGAAAAGCATGCGGTCGGACGGCATGGATTCGTGCTCGGCCCGTGCAGGCGCAGCGGCGGCCCCGAGATCGAGAAGAGACTCGGTGAACTGCGCGAGGACGGCGTTCTCATCAAGACCGTCGGCGATGACGTCATCCTCCTCGGGCAGAACGACCGAGGCCAGCTCTACACGGTCTACGTCCTGCTCGAAAAGTACCTCGGCGTCAGGTTTCTCGCCCGTGACTGCACCATCATCCCGAAGCACGACAAGCTCGATCTCCCGGAGATAGACTACGCCTACACGCCTCCGTTCATGTACCGCGAGACGCTCTACTGGGACAGCTTCCCTAAGGAGATCGCGGCCCGTCAGCGCCTGAACGGCCCCTGGTCGAAGTGCGACGAGGAGGTCGGCGGGAATATTCGGATCGAGCCCTACGTCCACAGTTTCGCCAGGCTCGTGCCGCCGGAGAAGTACTTCGCCGAGCATCCAGAGTACTTCAGCCTCGTCGGGGGCAAGCGCACGAACCTGACCGTCCACGGCCAGCTATGCCTCACCAATCCCGACGTCCTCGAGATCGCGACCGAGCAGGTGCTCAAGTGGATCGCGGATAACCCGGAGGTCCCGATCTTCGACGTCTCCCAGAACGACGGCAACGGCCCCTGCGAGTGCGACAAGTGCATGGCTGTCGTCAACGAGGAGGGCTCCCAGCACGGGCCGATCCTCCGGTTCGTCAACGCGATCGCCGATGAAGTGGCGAAGAAGTACCCCGACAAGTGGATCGAGACGCTCGCCTACGCCTACTCGACCAAGCCGCCGAGCATCACCAGGCCGCGCAGGAACGTCATCATCCGCCTCTGCCACGCGGGCTGCTACTTCCACGGGTTCGAGGAGTGTGGCCTCGGCGCCAACCTTGCGGCGAACCTCGATGCGTGGAGCAAGGTGACCGACAACATCTTCATCTGGCACTACGCCGCCAACTTCGCGCATTACATCGCGCCGTGCCAGAACCTCGACGGCCTCGTGAAGGATATCCGATACTACGCCGCGCACAACGTTCGGGGGCTGATGATCCAGGCCGACTACCAGAGTCCCGGCGGTGAGATGGCCGAGCTTCGGCAGTACCTCGCCGCCCGGTTGATGTGGGACCCGAGCCGCAGTCCCGGGGTCATACGGCGGGAGTTCTGCAACGGCTACTACGGGGCCGCGGCGGGCGATGTACTCCGGTACGTCATGCTGCTCGACAGGGCGGCGCTCGACCCGGGCAGGCACGCGTTCGGCGCCTGGGACCCGAAGACGACCTTTGCGGACGCCTGGCTGGTCGAAGGCCTCAAGATACTCGAGAAGGCCCGGTCGAGGAAGCTCACGGCCGAGCAGGCTCAGCGCGTCGACCGGCTCTTCCTGCCGCTCTGGTACCTGCAGTTGACCTATCCCGACGCATACGGCTTCGACACCGCCAAGGCCCCCGCGCTCGTGCAGGAGTTCAAGCGGATCGCGCAGGCGAGCAAGATCACGCACATCAATGAGGGCGCTCTGGTTGATCAGTGGCTCGCGGGCATGGAGTCGAAGTATCACTAGTATTCGAGCGTCCCGATTCTTCAACTTGGCGATACTGCCGATCCGGTGCCGTCATTCCGAACTCGATTCGGAATCCATCCGGTCGCGCGCTGGATGCTGAATCAAGTTCAGCATGACGGTGCCCGCGAAACTGAACTTGATCGAGTAACAGGTGCAAGATATGACTTCGCGTGAACGCATACTCGCGGCAATGAGGTTCGAGAAGGTAGATCGCGTGCCCGTTTCTCCCTGGCATTTCTGCAGAGTTGATCGGGAGAGCCCGCTCGGTCGGGAGCTCCTGCGGAAGACCGATCTGTTCCAGGACGTCGGCTCCGGCGGCGACCCGATCCTCGGCGGTTCGGTGAACAGAGAGACGGAGCAGCAGGGCGACACTACCGTCACGACCATTCATACCCCGAAGGGTGACCTTGTCAGCAGGTATCGGCGCACGGAGATCACCGGCGCGACCGTCGAGTTCTTCTTGAAGGGTCCGGATGACGTCGAGAAGATGCTCTCCATCCCATACGAGGAACCGGATTTCGACCTCTCCGGCTATTATGCGTGGCAGGACCATATCGGCAACGAGGGGCTCGTGCTGATCGGACTGATCAACGGTGTCGCGGTTCCTGCATCCTGGTTCTCGCCGGAGGGGTTCTGCCTCGCGTGGGCGGATGAGCCCGATCTGGTCGAGCGGCTCACGGCGATCATGACGGAGCGCCTGATCAGCTACGTCGAGCGCCTCTGCAAGGCCGGGGTGGATGCCTACCGCATCGTCGGGGGGGAATACGCCTCCGTCCAGCTCGGCCCGGATGCATTCGAGCGGCTCTGCGTCAAGTACGACCGGGAACTGGTCGCGGTGATGCACAAGTACGGCGCGGTCGCCCACTACCACAATCACGGGCCGGTGATGCGCTACCTGGAGGATTTCGCGGCGATCGGGATGGACTGCGTTGACCCGCTCGAGGCGCCTCCTTGGGGGAATGCCGACCTCGGCGAGGCTCGACGGCGGCTCGGCGATCGGGTCTGCTTCCAGGGCAACCTCGACGACATGGAGGTCGTGGACAAACTGCCGACGGAAGAGGTGCTCGCCATCGCCCGCGAGCGGCTCGAATCGGCCGGCGACCGGGGATTCATCCTCGGCGGGACGACCTCCGGTACCTTCGGCGAAAACGGCGCGCGCAACTTCATCGCCATGGCGGAGATGGTGGCCGGGTGACGTGTCATAGGTCCCATGTGTCTCATATGTCTTATGGTCCGCTGCCTCCTCGCGAAGTTTGACAGTCCCCGGTACGGGTGGTATACTCCGAATAGACGCATGAACACAGCCGCTAGGGGTGCGTGGCGGAAACGCCCGCTGAGAGTCCCGCTCGACGGGACAACCCTCTGAACCTGATCCCGGATAATCCCGGCGTAGGGAAGCGGACGCGACGATCAGACGCCGTGTGCCCGCGATGAGGCCCACGGCGTTTTGTATGCGGAGAACACGGAAGCACGGAGGGAAACGGAACACACCGAGTTTCGCGAGGAAGCCATCAAAGCAGGAAAGGGAACTCCCGGTTTCCTGATACGGCACCCTTTTCCGTGACCTCCGCTTCCATCCGTTCAATCCGCGTTCTCCGAAAGAACGGTGAGGCATATGACACAACTCGAACACGCGCGGGCGGGGAAGATCACGCCCGAGATGAATATCATCGCCGAGCAGGAACGGCTCGATCCCGAGGACATCCGGGCGGGCGTCGCCGCCGGGACGATCGTCGTGCCGGCGAATGTGAATCGCGAACTCGCCAAGCCCTGCGGGATCGGCGCGGGCCTCCGCACGAAGATCAACGCCAACATCGGCACGTCCGGCGACTTCCCCAGCGTCGCCGACGAGCTCGAGAAGCTCCGGGTCGCGGTCGAGGCCGGCGCCGACACGATGATGGACCTCAGCACCGGCGGTGATCTCGCCGCAGTCCGCAAGACGATCACAGACAACTGCCCCGTCCCCCTCGGCACCGTCCCGATATACGAGGTCGCGGTGAAGGCCGCGGACGAAGGCTCGGTCGTCGGCATGTCGGAGGACGACCTCTTTCGCGTGATCGAGCGCAACGCCGAGGACGGCGTGGACTTCGTCACTGTCCACTGCGGCATCACCCGGGAGTCGCTGTCCCGCCTCAGGGATCAGGGGCGCGTCGCTGATGTGGTCAGTCGCGGTGGCGCGTTTCTGATCTGCTGGATGCTCGGCAACGACCGCGAGAATCCGCTCTACGCGCGGTTCGACGACCTGCTCGACATCTGCCGCACGCACGACGTCTGCCTGAGCCTCGGCGACGGCATGCGTCCCGGCTGCCTCGCCGACGCCACCGACCGCCCGCAGATCCAGGAGCTGATCATCCTTGGGGAACTGGTAGACCGCGCTCGGACGGCTGGAGTCCAGGCGATGGTCGAAGGGCCCGGCCACGTGCCGATGCAGCAGATCGTGACCAACATCCAGATTCAGAAGACGCTCTGCAAGGGTGCGCCGTTCTACGTGCTCGGCCCGCTCGTCACCGATGTCGCGCCGGGGTACGACCATATCACCTCCGCGATCGGAGGCGCGATTGCCGCCGCCGCGGGTGTTGATTTCCTCTGCTACGTTACGCCGTCCGAGCATCTCGGCCTCCCAGGGCCGGATGAGGTCCGCCAGGGAGTCGCCGCATCCCGGATCGCCGCGCACGCGGGTGACATCGCCAAGGGGATCAAAGGCGCGATGGACTGGGACCGCGAGATGTCCGTCGCTCGCAAGAAGCTCGACTGGGAACGCCAGGCGGAGCTCTGCATTGATCCGATCATGTTCCGCAAGTTCCGCTCCGAGCGCGCGACCCACGAGGACGGCGTCTGCTCGATGTGCGGGAAATACTGCGCGATGAAGGTCGTGGACGAGTATCTGCATAAGGAGTGAGTGTGCGGGCCTGATGTTGAAGCATCAGGCTAGTGGTGTGAGAAGCAGGCTGAAGCAAGCCGGTTCCGTCTGGGATACTGCGAGCTTGCTTCAGCTTGCTCTGCATGTCGCCAGCCTCGCCATTCGATGGTGAGGAGACGGAGTCAGCATGAAACTCTCAGAACTCGGCGAGGAATCTCTGATAGACCGCATCGTCGCGGAGCATCTGCTCCCCACATCCGGGCCGGGACTGATCGTCGGCGTGGGCGACGATGCCGCCGTCCTCGACACCGGCGGGAACGACTACACCGTCGTCACGACCGACATGCTCGTCGAGGGCCCGCACTTCCGGCTGGACATCAACACACC includes these proteins:
- the srlD gene encoding sorbitol-6-phosphate dehydrogenase; its protein translation is MTRSKSVIECKALAGQAAIVTGAGQGLGEAIARRLAAEGCDVLLGDIVFENAQKVAEDIVKTTGRKAVGFKVDVTNDEQVVEMVRLAVREFGKLDIMVSNAGILKAEEVTEFSTADWRKVIDVNLVGYFICAREAAKVMVAQKSGNIIQINSKSGKKGSFKNSAYAASKFGGIGLTQSLALEMAPHGVRVNAICPGNLLDGTLWQDSLFEQYARTQGITVEQVKEKYLGQVPLGRGCAYDDVTNVVVFLASEQSSYMTGQAINVTGGQEMR
- a CDS encoding alcohol dehydrogenase catalytic domain-containing protein, producing MSDTLPDKILTWYLYGAGLENFGKDGKPVEHPMPEYGPEELLVRVDAVSICFSDIKVINQGNLHPRITGRDMVNDPVTLGHEAAVTVVGVGEKVADRFKIGQRFTVQADVFVNGVSMAFGYVLPGAQTQYQVIGKEMLDGDEGCYLLPMADSTGYAEAALAEPWACVVASYKITRRKSIKPGGKLWIIGAAMDDGDYALDFEVEPELVVATELDWPMMDQLKFWSEAGRFKLRETDAFESIDFEAFEQKHGGFDDIIVLGANPDVIEKAATLLGKQGIMNIVSEEPLTRPINIDVGKVHYWNHSYIGTMSRHIGSAYEPVRMPSELRAGGTAWFVGTGGPMGQMHLPRALEMEDGPKKVLATDIDTARLNSLRERFEPIARRRGIELLIVNPNEMSADDFDKLIEAFTDGNCFDDIVMLAPVPALIEQAVGYLADEGLMNIFAGVPIGTIVSMDLSGVFMSNVRFVGSSGSKVSDMLDTLHAAESGKISTNTSVAAIGGIEASWEGMKAAKEGTYPGKVVIYPQIKDLPLTAVPDLKDKLPTVYAKLTDGMFWNREAEAELLRVMAG
- a CDS encoding class II aldolase/adducin family protein; translated protein: MGSKKEALKQLIEMSHWLGKERRGLVILGEGNTSAKIDDDTFYVKASGTQLGTIEEEGLVEVSAPKVLRMLDGPELTDDEIKANLRAAMVDPDGKLLPSIETVFHGYLLSIPGVSFVGHTHPISVNGILCSKGWRDMTQGRLFPDEVVCCGAAPAHVEFTDPGVTLARKIKSVVTDYIREHGERPKAILMQNHGLIALGATAKEVQSITAMWDKTAKVLAGTLAFGGPNYMSEQTVERIRTRPDEIQRKKLIENL
- a CDS encoding DUF4838 domain-containing protein; the encoded protein is MKASLTAILLALVLSASAAGARNGRDTMIIIPDEPSPVVTYAAKELQYFIAKSTGTRPAIVAEKHAVGRHGFVLGPCRRSGGPEIEKRLGELREDGVLIKTVGDDVILLGQNDRGQLYTVYVLLEKYLGVRFLARDCTIIPKHDKLDLPEIDYAYTPPFMYRETLYWDSFPKEIAARQRLNGPWSKCDEEVGGNIRIEPYVHSFARLVPPEKYFAEHPEYFSLVGGKRTNLTVHGQLCLTNPDVLEIATEQVLKWIADNPEVPIFDVSQNDGNGPCECDKCMAVVNEEGSQHGPILRFVNAIADEVAKKYPDKWIETLAYAYSTKPPSITRPRRNVIIRLCHAGCYFHGFEECGLGANLAANLDAWSKVTDNIFIWHYAANFAHYIAPCQNLDGLVKDIRYYAAHNVRGLMIQADYQSPGGEMAELRQYLAARLMWDPSRSPGVIRREFCNGYYGAAAGDVLRYVMLLDRAALDPGRHAFGAWDPKTTFADAWLVEGLKILEKARSRKLTAEQAQRVDRLFLPLWYLQLTYPDAYGFDTAKAPALVQEFKRIAQASKITHINEGALVDQWLAGMESKYH
- the thiC gene encoding phosphomethylpyrimidine synthase ThiC; amino-acid sequence: MTQLEHARAGKITPEMNIIAEQERLDPEDIRAGVAAGTIVVPANVNRELAKPCGIGAGLRTKINANIGTSGDFPSVADELEKLRVAVEAGADTMMDLSTGGDLAAVRKTITDNCPVPLGTVPIYEVAVKAADEGSVVGMSEDDLFRVIERNAEDGVDFVTVHCGITRESLSRLRDQGRVADVVSRGGAFLICWMLGNDRENPLYARFDDLLDICRTHDVCLSLGDGMRPGCLADATDRPQIQELIILGELVDRARTAGVQAMVEGPGHVPMQQIVTNIQIQKTLCKGAPFYVLGPLVTDVAPGYDHITSAIGGAIAAAAGVDFLCYVTPSEHLGLPGPDEVRQGVAASRIAAHAGDIAKGIKGAMDWDREMSVARKKLDWERQAELCIDPIMFRKFRSERATHEDGVCSMCGKYCAMKVVDEYLHKE